The window cagagagtttagtatgtgtgtgttattttttataaaaaggttctatatttaatataaatctgCTTTTATTCAGTGGTTAATGTGAACATGAAAATAGTATAGATTTCACAACAGGATTCGTGCCACAACCCGACTCCCTTGCCAGATCCTGTTCTCACAACTTGAATCCGGCACAAGATCCCGAGGAGCCCCCAAACGTAGCAGGAGCATGGACCCTCGCCGAGGTCCACACTGAGCGAGGCGTACCAACATTCAGGAAACAGACTGCATGGAGTATGAACAACATTGTGAGGTAGAGgtcagaagaaaacaaagcaaagagcAGCTTCTCCTTCCTCACTCACCGCCCACCCCGCCCTGCACAAAGTGTCGCTGACTCTTCTGCTCTGGGCTTGAACAACCACATCAAACACCGTTGCCCCCCTGAACAACAATGACTGAGACCCAAAGGATCTGATATGGAATGACTGCTCGGACACAAGTGACTGcctagatatacagtatattagaaATGCAGCAAAATGAATATTGTTGGCTGAAAACTGAAAccaaaacacagaaagaaatgATTCTGCCGATTCtgtaccatgttttttttttttatgttattgtgttgttatgGTTGGAACTGAGTTtacttacctcactaaagtcaaggcTTTGCAATtatatagattaatattcaaagaataaattaattattaagaATTTATGAAcaatatttaggaggatctcatGAACATATCAGACCAGCCTTTTATCTCTTCTCTGTATCCAAAGCAGCCAAGATCATTTCTCTCCACGCTATGATCTTTATGACGAGGATCAAGTTCAGTTGCCATGAAGAGGATCTGAGTGAATGTCGCAGGGAGTTCATTATCTGCGCTGTATGCAGCCGTGTTTCACTATCAGTATCATTAAATAGGTTCTGTTCCACTGTGAACTCACATCTTGTCGGAGCCGTTTATTGGCGTTCTgaactgatcttggacagaaTCCAAGAGCGTCATCACAACACATCTCAGTTGCTTTGTTTTAGTGtgcataaatatatacaaatatacagtacatatatatacagtatataaaatacGTATAGGGTATATGAAACTGAATTGTTTAAACTTTGTCTCATAGATCGTTGTCTTCAGAGGACAGATCTTGTCTCAGAGGACAGAACATGTCTCAGAAGACAATGTCTGCTGTTGCTGATTCACCCAAAGACAAGTGAGattctttcattcatatttatgttgttgtgaAGTGATGAAAAGTCTTCACAGATGATTAACACTTACACTTGTCTCTGCTGTCATCAGCTCAGTTCATAGGGGGCGCTGGAGAACACCACAGTTTTTTCTTAATATTGTTCCTTATTTGGGAAACTTAAGAGTCAAATTTAGTTAACAACACGCAGCAGTGCGTCTGGTCTTCATGTCTTGCCCTGGGCTTAATGTCCTCCTGGTCTTCATGTTCTCCTGgtcttcatgtcctcctggTCTGGTCTTTATATCCTCCTGGTCTTCATGTCCTCCACTGGTCTTCATGTTCTCCTGGTTTATGTCCTCCTGGTCTTCACATCCTCCTCTTCATGTTCTCCTGGCCTTCATGTCCTCCTGGTCTTCATGTTCCCTGgtcttcatgtcctcctggtcttcatgtcctccactggtcctcatgttctcctGGTCTTCATGTCCTCCACTGGTCCTCAAGTTCTCCTTGTCCCTCCActggtcctcatgttctccttgtcttcatgtcctccacTGGTCCTCATGATGTCTCCTGGTCTCCACTGGTCTTCCTCCACTGGTCTTCATGTTCTCCTGGCCTTCATGTCCTCCTGGTCTTCATGTCCCCTGGTCTTCATTCCCTGGTCTTCATGTCCTCCACTGGTCCTCATGGTCTCCActggtcctcatgttctccttgtcttcatgtcctccacTGGTCCTCATGTTCACCTGGTATTGTTCTCCTTCATGTCCTCCTGGTCTTTATGTCCTCCACTGGTCTTCACATCCTCCTGGTACATCCTCCCTGGTCTTCATGTCCTCCACTGGTCTTCATGTTCTCCTGGTCTCCCCCTGGGTCTTCTGCATGTTCCCCTGGTCTTCATGTCCTCCActggtcctcatgttctcctgtcttcatgtcctccacTGGTCCTCATGTTCACCTGGTCATGTTCTGGTACTGGCCTTCTCCTCCTGGTCTTTATGTCCTCCACTGGTCTTCACTCCTGGATTCTTCATGACTgtctcatgtcttcatgtcctccacTGGTCTTCATGCCCATCCCCTGGTCTTCATGTGCCCTGTCATGTCCTCCTggtcttcatgtcttcatgtcctcctgTTCTTCTGTCCTCCCCTGGTCTTCCCTCCCCTGGTCTTCATATCACCCTGATTTCATGTGCTTCTGTTCTGATGCAAATTGATTTTCATGTCCTCCCCTGGTCTTCATGTCCTCCCCTGGTCTTCAGAACTAAAGAAGATTCTAAAgggttcatgttcatgtgtatgtctgtctgcatgtgtgtgtgtgtacatgtgtgtgtgtgtgtgtgtgcgcgtgcatgtgtgtatgtgcgtgtgtgtgtgtgtgtctgtgttcacaaGGTATTATGGGGTGTGGATGATCTTCTTTCTTCTTGGATTGGGGACTCTGCTGCCGTGGAACTTCTTCATGACTGCTACCATGGTAACACATCCTGTATATTTCTATATGAAccaggttttgttttgaaaataggtaaaactttattgatacattatatataatatacattatactatataatacaacaaaatgaagtaaaaggaacaggaagtgtgtaGAAGCTGATTTAAAATGACCTAACAACGAATCCCagcaggctccgccccctctttGTCTTTAGTACTTCACAAGTCGTCTGAAAGAAACCACACCCATGGATGCATCAGCCAATCAGACGGAGGCGGCAGCTGAACATCGTAGCATTCTGGAGGAGaaatttaataatgtgatgaCTCTGTGTGCGATGatgcctctgctgctgttcaccTGTCTCAACTCTCTACTACACACTCTGTGAGTACAAATACACTCTGTGTGAGTACAAATACACCCTGTGAGTACAAGTACACACCTGTGAGTACAAGTACACACCTGTGAGTACAAATACACTCTGTGTGAGTACAAATACACCCTGTGAGTACAAATACACTCTGTGAGTAAATGTACGCACTCagtgagtaaaagtacacactcagtgagtaaaagtactcactgagtgtgtgtacctgtgagtacaagtacacacactttTCTGCCCATGTATCTGCACACATAAATGTTTCATCTTGTCCTGACAGGGTGTCTCAGCGTCTGCGTGTCATGGGTAGTTTAGTCATCATCATGTCCGTCTTCATGGTCACCACTGTCCTGGTTAAAGTTCCTCTGGAACCATTACCATTCTTCATCATCACTATGGTGAAGATCGTCATCATCAACTGtgagtctgtttgtttatttgtttacaaataTCAGAGATCTTTTGCACATGGTGggttctctgtgttctctggtttcctcccacagtccaaatacaGATTTGATGAGACAGAAACTGTTACAAAGTCCAGTGACCAATCCCttcacagtctgtacagcagTGACAACCtttgtccttagaccctctgtccttctACCCTCTGTTCTTAAACCATCTGTCCTGAAACCCTCGGTTCTTAggccctctgtccttagaccctttGTTCTTAAACcatctgtccttagaccctctgttcTTAAACCATCTGTCCTGAAACCCTCGGTTCTTAGGCCCTGTCCTTAGACCCTTTGTTCTAAAACCATCTGTCCTTAGACCCCTGTTCTAAAACCATCTGTCCTAGACCCTCTGTTCTTAAACCATCTGTCCTGAAACCCTCTGTTCTTAggccctctgtccttagaccctctgttcTTAAACCATCTGTCCTTaaaccctctgtccttagaccctctgtccttataCCCTCTGTTCTTAAACCATCTGTCCTGAAACCCTCTGTTCTAGGCCTCTGTCCTAAGACCCTCTGTTCTTAAACCATCTGTCCTTAAACCCTCTGTCCTTTGACCCTCTGTTCTTAAAACCACCTGTCCTGAAACCCTCTGTTCTTAGACTCTCTGTTCTTAAACCACCTGTCCTGAAACCCTCTGTTCTTAGACTCTCTGTCTTTAGACCCACTGTCCTTAGACCCCCCTGTTCTTAGACCCTCtgttcttataacctctgtccttagaccatCTGTCCTCAGACCCTCTGTTCTTAATCTCTCGGTTCTTAGACCTTCTGTCCCTAGATCCTCTGGTTTAGGGTTAAggcagtacttctcaaatagtggggcgggCCCCCCTGGTGGGGCGTGGTGAGGTGCCGGGGGggcgtgagaggcagggcaggacaactcatacagaagtttatacagataaataaataaaaaatgttctcaACTGTATTTTGATTCGGGGGGGCGTGAAAAAATTTCTGTCTGACAGAAAACCACTGGGTTAGGGGTAGTAGTAGtatattattagtaatattagtagtagtatattattagtattataagtattattattattagtagtatattattattattattattattattagtagaaGTAGTATATTATTAGTTGTATTAGTAGTATATTagtactactaatactactactaacaatatactactactactaatactactaataatataCTTAACATGTAACACTTAACAGACACTTATCAGagtgaacatgtttgtttgttagttgagagtgaacatgtttgtttgtttgtttgtttgtttgtgtgttgacaGCCTGTGGGGCGGTGTTACAGGGCAGTCTCTTTGGGATGGCAGCTTTATTGTCTGGTTCTTACACGACTCCGATCATGAGCGGTCAAGGACTCGCTGGAACCTTCGCTGCCTTCGCAATGATCTGCGCCATCGCAAGTCTGCTGAAGAATTTATAAAAATCTCATTTTGTCTTATTGATGTATCTCTTTTCTCACTTCTTACCTTTCTTCtttccttgtttccttgtttcctcctGCAGGTGGATCTGAACTTCATGAAGCAGCATTTGGTTATTTCATCACAGCCTGTGTcgttgtttctttgtctctgctcTCATATGTGC of the Solea senegalensis isolate Sse05_10M unplaced genomic scaffold, IFAPA_SoseM_1 scf7180000016112, whole genome shotgun sequence genome contains:
- the LOC122762823 gene encoding equilibrative nucleoside transporter 1-like isoform X1, with amino-acid sequence MSQKTMSAVADSPKDKYYGVWMIFFLLGLGTLLPWNFFMTATMYFTSRLKETTPMDASANQTEAAAEHRSILEEKFNNVMTLCAMMPLLLFTCLNSLLHTLVSQRLRVMGSLVIIMSVFMVTTVLVKVPLEPLPFFIITMVKIVIINSCGAVLQGSLFGMAALLSGSYTTPIMSGQGLAGTFAAFAMICAIASGSELHEAAFGYFITACVVVSLSLLSYVLLPRLIGLEGLGAKVVYSEPSPGPRRGHVHSLRLLPPACPQHDCRSEQTVLRTP
- the LOC122762823 gene encoding equilibrative nucleoside transporter 1-like isoform X2 is translated as MDASANQTEAAAEHRSILEEKFNNVMTLCAMMPLLLFTCLNSLLHTLVSQRLRVMGSLVIIMSVFMVTTVLVKVPLEPLPFFIITMVKIVIINSCGAVLQGSLFGMAALLSGSYTTPIMSGQGLAGTFAAFAMICAIASGSELHEAAFGYFITACVVVSLSLLSYVLLPRLIGLEGLGAKVVYSEPSPGPRRGHVHSLRLLPPACPQHDCRSEQTVLRTP